A window of Firmicutes bacterium HGW-Firmicutes-1 contains these coding sequences:
- the ilvB gene encoding acetolactate synthase, large subunit, biosynthetic type, translated as MKLTGAQIVIECLKEQGVDTIFGYPGAATINIYDELYKNAQFIQHILTSHEQGAAHAADGYSRSSNRVGVCIATSGPGATNLVTGIATAYMDSIPMVAITGNVDMNKLGKDSFQEVDILGITMPITKHNFMIKDVNDLAPAMREAFLIAKSGRPGPVLIDIPKNITSELTEYIRKEPVQAKRVESQMNEKVLELITNAKRPMIYAGGGVKLARASEELIAFAEMISAPVACSLMSIGSIPTDHQLYTGMVGMHGSMVSNNAFNMCDLLICIGARFSDRAVGNDKNFVKNGKIIHFDVDPAEINKNILVDECIIGDIKNTLIMLMDHLTSQKHEDWLEQIDELKTQYEITYETDKINVPYLLKRIGEHASEEDIITTDVGQHQMWTAQHYPFKKPYKFLTSGGLGTMGYGLGAAVGAQFANKDNRIIMITGDGSFKMNFNEIVTSVRHRLPIKIFLMNNHTLGMVRQWQDLFYDQRFAATTLEDDIDYVQFARSLGGEGYTIDSINDIDSVIEAAFSNDKLCLIHCNVPQSKFVYPMVPPGKAIHEAIWE; from the coding sequence ATGAAATTAACTGGAGCTCAGATCGTAATTGAATGTTTGAAGGAACAAGGTGTAGATACAATATTTGGATATCCAGGTGCTGCAACAATAAATATTTATGACGAACTTTACAAAAACGCTCAATTTATTCAACATATCTTGACCTCTCATGAGCAAGGTGCAGCCCATGCTGCAGATGGTTACTCGCGTTCAAGTAATAGAGTGGGTGTATGTATTGCAACCTCAGGACCAGGTGCGACAAATTTAGTTACGGGTATTGCTACAGCTTATATGGATTCAATTCCGATGGTAGCAATTACTGGAAATGTTGATATGAACAAATTAGGTAAGGATAGTTTCCAAGAAGTAGATATTCTAGGAATTACTATGCCAATCACTAAGCATAACTTTATGATCAAAGATGTGAATGATCTTGCACCTGCCATGAGAGAAGCATTTCTAATAGCAAAGTCAGGAAGGCCAGGACCAGTATTAATTGACATCCCAAAGAATATTACCTCAGAATTAACTGAATATATAAGAAAAGAACCAGTTCAAGCAAAAAGAGTAGAAAGTCAAATGAATGAAAAGGTCTTAGAACTGATTACCAATGCAAAACGACCGATGATATATGCAGGAGGAGGCGTTAAACTTGCAAGAGCCTCTGAAGAATTAATCGCTTTTGCTGAAATGATCAGTGCACCTGTTGCCTGTAGCTTAATGAGCATTGGAAGTATTCCAACAGACCATCAGCTTTACACAGGTATGGTAGGCATGCACGGAAGTATGGTTTCAAATAACGCTTTCAATATGTGTGATTTATTAATATGCATAGGAGCAAGATTTAGCGATAGAGCAGTAGGTAACGACAAGAATTTTGTTAAGAATGGTAAAATTATTCATTTTGATGTAGATCCAGCTGAAATAAATAAAAACATTCTAGTTGATGAATGCATTATTGGAGACATTAAAAACACTTTAATTATGTTAATGGACCACTTGACATCACAAAAACACGAAGACTGGCTTGAACAAATCGATGAACTTAAAACTCAATATGAAATTACTTACGAAACGGACAAAATAAACGTACCATATCTATTAAAAAGAATTGGTGAGCATGCCTCAGAAGAAGATATTATTACGACCGATGTAGGACAACATCAAATGTGGACAGCTCAACATTATCCCTTCAAAAAGCCTTATAAGTTCTTAACATCTGGAGGATTAGGTACAATGGGCTACGGCCTTGGTGCAGCCGTGGGCGCCCAATTTGCAAATAAGGATAATCGAATTATTATGATCACGGGTGACGGTTCCTTCAAAATGAACTTTAATGAAATCGTAACCTCCGTCCGACATCGATTACCTATAAAAATATTCTTAATGAACAATCACACATTAGGAATGGTACGACAATGGCAAGACTTATTTTATGATCAAAGGTTCGCGGCAACAACCCTAGAAGATGATATTGATTACGTTCAATTTGCAAGATCTCTAGGAGGAGAAGGCTATACAATTGATAGTATCAACGACATTGATTCTGTTATTGAAGCTGCTTTCTCCAATGACAAATTATGTTTAATCCACTGTAACGTACCCCAAAGTAAATTTGTATACCCTATGGTTCCCCCGGGCAAAGCAATCCACGAAGCCATCTGGGAATAA
- a CDS encoding NADH:ubiquinone oxidoreductase has product MVETEKMIKVKINDQELSVTEGITILEAAHKAGVKIPTLCHLDLHDLKMVNQTASCRVCMVEAPGRNSLVPACVTKVSDGMEVKTHTTRAITARRMAVELLLSNHPNECFTCPKNLQCELQALAAELGVREIRWEGERMDYPKDLSSDAIVKDANKCIYCRRCETACNKLQTCGILSGIGRGFDVFVGPFSNIPMVESSCTYCGQCVAVCPTAALTEVNHTAKVWEALNDPDKHVIVQTAPAIRVAIGELFDMEPGTIVTGKLVTALKRMGFDAVFDTDFGADLTIMEEASEIIYRIKNNKTLPILTSCCPAWVKFIEHQFPELLEIPSTCKSPHIMFGTIVKTYYAQKNGIDPDNIVVVSIMPCIAKKAEAKRPELTKDENNHVDIVVTTRELGAMIKEAGIDFKQLPDNEYDKPLGETTGASVIFGTTGGVIEAAIRTTHEWLTGEVLEDVEFKQLRGMEGVREAVVNVGGKELKIGIAHGLGNARILLESIRDGTSKYDAIEIMACPGGCIGGGGQPYHHGNEEIVKKRQEAIYQEDRNKKIRKSHENAEVLELYKQYLGEPYGKLAHELLHTHYEERERI; this is encoded by the coding sequence ATGGTTGAAACTGAAAAAATGATCAAAGTTAAAATCAATGATCAAGAGCTCTCAGTCACGGAGGGAATTACCATCTTAGAGGCAGCACATAAAGCAGGAGTTAAAATACCTACTTTATGTCATTTAGATTTACATGATCTAAAAATGGTTAATCAAACAGCATCCTGTAGAGTATGTATGGTTGAGGCTCCTGGGAGAAATAGTCTTGTTCCAGCATGTGTAACAAAAGTATCTGATGGAATGGAAGTCAAAACTCATACCACTAGAGCCATTACTGCAAGGAGAATGGCGGTTGAATTACTTTTATCCAATCATCCAAACGAATGTTTCACCTGTCCAAAAAATCTTCAATGTGAACTTCAAGCTCTTGCTGCTGAGCTTGGAGTAAGAGAAATTCGGTGGGAAGGCGAAAGAATGGACTATCCAAAGGATTTAAGCTCTGATGCCATTGTAAAGGATGCCAATAAATGTATTTATTGTAGAAGATGTGAAACAGCCTGCAACAAATTGCAAACCTGTGGCATCTTATCCGGTATTGGAAGAGGATTTGATGTATTTGTAGGACCTTTTTCAAATATTCCTATGGTTGAATCCTCTTGTACCTATTGTGGGCAATGTGTTGCGGTATGTCCAACAGCTGCATTGACAGAAGTAAACCACACAGCCAAAGTGTGGGAAGCTCTCAATGATCCAGATAAACATGTAATTGTACAAACTGCACCTGCTATTCGAGTTGCCATCGGTGAACTTTTTGATATGGAACCTGGCACCATTGTTACAGGCAAGCTTGTAACAGCTTTAAAACGGATGGGCTTCGATGCGGTTTTTGATACAGATTTTGGGGCTGATTTAACAATTATGGAAGAGGCATCTGAAATTATTTATAGAATAAAGAACAATAAAACCTTGCCAATATTAACCAGCTGTTGTCCCGCATGGGTGAAGTTTATCGAACATCAATTTCCAGAGCTCTTAGAAATACCATCTACGTGTAAGTCGCCACATATTATGTTTGGAACGATAGTGAAAACCTATTACGCCCAAAAAAATGGGATTGATCCTGATAATATTGTTGTAGTTTCGATCATGCCTTGTATCGCTAAAAAGGCAGAGGCGAAACGTCCAGAACTTACAAAAGATGAAAATAATCATGTGGACATTGTTGTAACGACAAGAGAACTTGGTGCGATGATTAAAGAAGCGGGAATTGATTTTAAACAGTTGCCAGATAATGAATATGACAAACCATTAGGTGAGACCACTGGTGCCTCAGTTATATTTGGAACTACAGGCGGGGTAATTGAAGCTGCAATTCGTACAACCCATGAATGGTTAACGGGAGAAGTGCTTGAGGATGTTGAATTCAAGCAGCTTAGAGGGATGGAAGGCGTCAGAGAAGCGGTTGTAAATGTGGGAGGCAAAGAGCTTAAAATAGGTATTGCCCATGGTCTTGGTAATGCACGTATTTTACTAGAAAGTATTAGAGATGGCACATCTAAATATGATGCTATAGAAATTATGGCGTGTCCAGGTGGCTGTATTGGAGGCGGGGGACAACCCTATCATCATGGAAATGAAGAAATAGTAAAAAAACGTCAAGAAGCTATCTATCAAGAAGACCGGAATAAAAAAATAAGAAAATCTCATGAAAATGCGGAGGTCTTAGAATTATACAAACAATACCTAGGAGAACCTTATGGAAAGCTTGCCCACGAGCTTCTTCATACTCATTATGAAGAAAGAGAACGCATATGA
- a CDS encoding NADH-quinone oxidoreductase subunit NuoF: protein MEGARTHILVCGGTGCMASESEKVIKNLGLILKAREYAEDVKIVKTGCFGFCEQGPIVKIEPDDVFYVRVSPKDAKEIIDEHVIKGRIVERLLYQAPDEDKKINKQEDMPFYKKQFRIALRNCGLINPEDIYEYIALGGYEALGKSITEMTRETVLEEVKKSGLRGRGGGGFPTGLKWEITKNQESDVKFIICNADEGDPGAFMDRSILEGDPHSVLEAMAIGAYVIGADKGIIYIRAEYPLAIERLNIALKQARELGLLGKNIFGTNFNFDIHIKYGAGAFVCGEETALINSCEGKRGEPNYKPPYPAVEGYWGHPTCVNNVETFANITAIINKGGDWFSSIGTEKSKGTKVFALAGKINNVGLVEVPMGITLREIIYDIGGGIQGGRKFKALQTGGPSGGVLTEKDLDTKIDYDSLIEKGSMMGSGGLIVMDDKDNMVNIAKFYLEFTMDESCGRCTPCRIGTKRMYEILNKITSKKATMADIDALKQLSYMIKDSSLCGLGQTAPNPVISTMKHFWSEYMAFIKDVDHPQGEGKYEPKNKNKVKA, encoded by the coding sequence ATGGAAGGAGCACGTACACATATTTTAGTTTGTGGTGGCACAGGTTGTATGGCTAGTGAAAGTGAAAAAGTGATCAAAAATTTGGGGCTCATTTTAAAAGCGAGAGAGTATGCAGAGGACGTAAAAATTGTTAAAACAGGATGCTTTGGTTTTTGTGAACAAGGTCCAATTGTAAAAATTGAACCAGATGATGTGTTTTATGTTCGTGTATCCCCAAAAGATGCAAAAGAAATTATAGATGAACACGTTATAAAAGGACGAATTGTAGAAAGATTGCTGTATCAAGCACCAGACGAAGATAAAAAGATTAACAAACAAGAAGATATGCCTTTTTATAAAAAACAGTTTCGTATTGCGCTTAGAAATTGTGGTCTTATTAACCCGGAAGATATTTATGAATACATTGCGCTGGGCGGTTATGAGGCACTTGGAAAATCCATTACTGAAATGACGAGAGAAACTGTTCTTGAAGAAGTCAAAAAATCAGGTCTTCGTGGCCGTGGGGGCGGTGGATTCCCCACAGGATTAAAATGGGAGATTACTAAAAATCAAGAAAGTGATGTAAAGTTCATCATATGTAATGCAGATGAAGGGGACCCGGGTGCTTTCATGGACAGGAGTATTTTGGAAGGTGACCCTCACTCAGTTTTAGAAGCAATGGCTATTGGAGCTTATGTGATTGGTGCTGATAAGGGGATTATATATATTCGAGCAGAATATCCACTTGCAATTGAACGTTTAAACATTGCACTGAAACAAGCAAGAGAGCTAGGATTGTTAGGGAAAAATATATTTGGAACCAATTTTAACTTTGATATTCATATCAAATACGGTGCAGGAGCATTTGTTTGTGGTGAAGAAACCGCCTTAATCAATTCCTGCGAAGGTAAACGTGGTGAACCAAACTACAAGCCACCTTATCCAGCAGTGGAAGGTTATTGGGGGCATCCCACTTGTGTCAATAACGTAGAAACTTTTGCGAATATTACAGCAATTATCAATAAGGGTGGTGACTGGTTTTCCTCAATTGGAACAGAAAAAAGCAAAGGTACTAAGGTATTCGCTTTAGCAGGAAAAATCAACAATGTAGGTCTGGTAGAAGTGCCTATGGGTATTACCTTGAGAGAAATCATTTATGATATTGGTGGAGGCATTCAAGGGGGCAGAAAATTTAAGGCGTTACAAACGGGTGGTCCTTCGGGAGGTGTTTTAACAGAAAAAGACCTAGATACTAAAATTGATTATGATAGCCTCATAGAAAAAGGTTCCATGATGGGATCAGGTGGCCTGATTGTTATGGATGATAAGGATAATATGGTTAATATTGCAAAGTTTTATCTTGAATTTACAATGGATGAATCTTGTGGTAGATGTACTCCTTGCCGTATTGGAACAAAACGTATGTATGAAATTCTAAATAAAATAACGAGTAAAAAAGCGACAATGGCTGACATCGATGCTTTAAAGCAATTATCCTATATGATTAAGGATAGTTCCCTTTGTGGTCTCGGCCAAACAGCACCAAATCCAGTTATTAGTACTATGAAACATTTCTGGAGTGAATATATGGCATTTATTAAGGATGTAGATCATCCACAAGGTGAAGGAAAATACGAGCCGAAAAATAAAAACAAGGTGAAAGCTTAA
- a CDS encoding NADP oxidoreductase: MKIKSIDELKKIKEEYNDLVQLRKQGEGNSDTIEILVGMATCGISSGARETLNAFATQLTNEKIAGAKVISVGCIGYCHSEPTVQVNMNGQKPILYGNVSEDKVAKIIEQHIKGGKPVEELILKVDFERA, from the coding sequence ATGAAAATTAAATCAATTGATGAACTGAAAAAAATAAAAGAGGAATACAATGACCTTGTGCAGCTTCGTAAACAAGGTGAAGGAAATTCGGACACTATAGAAATATTAGTAGGGATGGCAACTTGCGGTATTTCCTCAGGCGCTAGAGAAACGCTAAATGCATTTGCTACCCAATTAACGAATGAAAAAATTGCTGGCGCAAAGGTTATATCTGTAGGATGTATAGGCTATTGTCATAGTGAGCCAACAGTACAGGTTAATATGAATGGACAGAAACCAATTTTATATGGCAATGTAAGTGAAGATAAGGTAGCAAAGATCATCGAACAGCATATTAAAGGTGGAAAGCCAGTAGAGGAATTGATTTTAAAGGTTGATTTTGAAAGGGCATAA
- a CDS encoding NAD(P)H-dependent oxidoreductase subunit E — MTKPQAISVTKPTTEDLPIEKYDELEAFIDQMDTTKGALIEILHKAQTIFGYLPRDVQLFIARKLGMPGAEVYGVVSFYSYFTTKPRGKHTISCCMGTACFVRGADKIIERLKAILDIESNEITEDGLFTLIDVRCIGACGLAPIVKVDEKVYGRVKEEEVEDIIDTYRLLEGKK, encoded by the coding sequence ATGACAAAACCACAGGCAATAAGTGTTACGAAACCAACAACAGAAGATTTGCCTATAGAAAAATATGATGAGCTTGAAGCCTTCATTGATCAAATGGATACAACAAAAGGCGCTTTAATTGAGATTCTTCATAAAGCCCAAACGATATTCGGCTATTTACCTCGCGATGTACAGCTTTTTATAGCAAGAAAGTTAGGCATGCCTGGTGCAGAAGTATATGGTGTTGTTAGTTTCTATTCCTATTTTACAACAAAACCACGAGGAAAACATACCATCAGCTGTTGTATGGGAACAGCTTGCTTTGTAAGAGGCGCTGATAAAATCATTGAACGTTTAAAAGCAATACTAGATATAGAATCTAATGAAATTACTGAGGACGGTCTATTTACTTTAATAGACGTTAGATGTATTGGAGCATGTGGACTCGCACCAATAGTCAAAGTTGATGAAAAAGTATATGGACGTGTTAAAGAAGAAGAGGTGGAAGATATTATCGATACCTATCGTCTATTGGAGGGGAAGAAATGA
- a CDS encoding peptidase M16: MHKEYTLLEKKKIEELNAVGQLFIHGKSGAKLFIISNDDNNKAFSISFRTPPGDDTGLPHILEHSVLCGSRKFPIKDPFVELAKGSLNTFLNAMTFSDKTMYPVASCNDKDFENLMDVYLDAVLYPNIKREDKILKQEGWHYELYEEGEELTYKGVVYNEMKGVFSSPEQTLFRKIQQSLFPDNAYHFESGGDPEFITDLTQENFLDYHKKYYHPSNSYIFIYGDVNVGEKLEWLHNHYLKDFEAIEIDSRIPKQAPFDQRREVIEAYPISSNESLDSKTYLSLNFVTGEITNKCEYVGLEILEYILLEAPGAPLKKALLEAAIGKDVFGSYDNSILQPTFSIVVKNSEEAKKDQFLEVVFKTLQKLSDEGLDKKKIEAAINHFEFKTKEADYGRYPKGVVYAMKSMDSWLYDASPYEHLAFNKTFEELKEGVDNGCFDNLIKKYFLNNNHSTVLILKPDQEMLVKKEEDIKNKLKAYKDSLSPEQLKKLVSETNDLENFQNEKESKENIESIPLLSLDDIKKEIEPMILDEKVINNVRWLRHINFTNNIVYVQFDFDTTKVPMHLLPYIGLLTGIFGKMNTEFYDYGDLSTEININTGGIKFNVNVYGVNDETDVFRPKFELSGKCFSDKVPKLFELSREMLFNTQFEDKKRLAEIVAELKSRMQMSLSSSGHTTAANRAESYFSKAAYYREWVSGVSYYEFLEKCDSNFDSISDEMVKNLKQLVHIIFRPENLIVGVTCEKEALNVLDHEMNIFVESLDHNILSLDDISFELEQRNEGFMTSGKVQYVAKAGNFLLEGHKYSGYLRVLQTILSLDYLWHNVRVKGGAYGCMASFKRSGSMYFVSYRDPNLKETLEVYDNMFSYISTFSGDEREMRKYIIGTISKLDQPLTPSMKNDKMISLYFGNISGEHLQKERDEVLTTTPEQIRELAFLIKDTLKQDNVCVLGNEKKVEELKVLFGETKHLFN, translated from the coding sequence ATGCATAAAGAGTATACATTATTAGAAAAGAAAAAAATAGAAGAGCTGAATGCGGTTGGACAATTGTTCATACATGGTAAAAGTGGTGCTAAATTATTTATTATTAGCAATGACGATAATAACAAAGCATTTTCAATCTCTTTTAGAACTCCACCAGGAGATGACACTGGCTTGCCACATATTCTTGAACATTCCGTCTTATGTGGATCCAGGAAATTCCCAATTAAGGATCCTTTTGTAGAACTTGCAAAAGGCTCACTTAACACCTTCTTAAATGCAATGACTTTTTCAGATAAAACCATGTATCCGGTAGCCAGCTGTAATGATAAGGATTTTGAAAACCTTATGGATGTTTATTTAGATGCAGTACTTTACCCTAACATTAAGAGAGAAGATAAAATTCTCAAGCAAGAGGGATGGCATTATGAATTATATGAGGAAGGGGAAGAACTTACTTATAAAGGTGTTGTTTACAATGAAATGAAGGGAGTGTTTTCATCCCCAGAACAAACCTTATTTAGAAAAATTCAACAGTCCTTATTTCCAGATAATGCATATCACTTTGAATCCGGTGGTGATCCAGAGTTCATTACAGATTTAACGCAAGAAAATTTTCTTGATTATCATAAAAAATATTATCATCCATCAAATAGTTATATTTTTATTTATGGAGACGTGAACGTTGGAGAAAAACTTGAATGGCTGCATAATCATTATTTGAAAGATTTTGAAGCTATTGAAATAGATTCAAGAATTCCGAAGCAAGCGCCTTTTGATCAACGAAGAGAAGTGATTGAAGCTTATCCGATTTCCAGTAACGAATCCTTAGATAGCAAAACCTACCTTTCACTTAATTTTGTAACAGGAGAAATTACGAATAAGTGTGAGTATGTGGGTCTAGAAATACTCGAATACATTTTATTAGAGGCGCCAGGAGCACCTTTGAAAAAAGCTTTGCTTGAAGCAGCAATAGGGAAGGATGTTTTTGGCTCTTACGATAATAGTATATTACAACCTACCTTTAGTATTGTTGTGAAAAATTCAGAAGAAGCTAAAAAGGATCAATTTTTAGAGGTTGTATTCAAAACACTCCAAAAGTTATCTGATGAAGGATTAGATAAGAAGAAAATTGAAGCAGCAATTAATCATTTTGAATTTAAAACGAAGGAAGCTGACTACGGTAGGTATCCAAAAGGTGTTGTTTATGCAATGAAATCAATGGATAGCTGGTTATATGATGCTAGTCCATATGAACATTTGGCTTTTAATAAAACCTTTGAAGAACTTAAAGAAGGCGTTGATAATGGTTGCTTTGACAATTTGATTAAAAAATATTTCTTGAACAACAATCATTCGACTGTCTTAATTTTAAAACCTGACCAAGAAATGCTTGTTAAAAAAGAAGAAGATATAAAGAATAAGCTAAAGGCATACAAGGATAGTTTGTCACCTGAACAACTGAAAAAACTTGTCAGTGAAACAAATGACCTTGAAAATTTTCAAAATGAAAAAGAGAGTAAAGAAAACATTGAATCAATTCCTTTATTGTCCTTAGATGATATTAAGAAGGAAATTGAACCTATGATTTTAGATGAAAAGGTTATAAACAATGTTAGATGGTTAAGACATATTAATTTTACGAATAACATTGTATATGTTCAATTTGATTTTGATACTACCAAGGTTCCGATGCATTTATTGCCTTATATCGGGTTGCTGACAGGAATATTTGGTAAGATGAATACCGAATTTTACGACTATGGAGATTTATCTACAGAAATCAACATCAATACTGGTGGTATTAAGTTTAACGTAAATGTTTATGGTGTAAATGATGAAACTGATGTCTTTAGACCAAAATTTGAACTTAGTGGAAAGTGTTTTTCAGATAAAGTACCCAAATTATTTGAATTGTCTCGTGAAATGCTTTTCAATACACAATTTGAAGATAAGAAAAGATTGGCTGAAATAGTTGCTGAATTAAAATCACGTATGCAAATGAGTTTGAGTAGTAGTGGGCATACAACAGCAGCAAATAGAGCAGAGTCTTATTTTTCAAAAGCAGCGTATTATAGAGAATGGGTTAGTGGAGTGTCTTACTACGAATTTTTAGAAAAGTGTGATAGCAATTTTGATTCAATCTCAGATGAAATGGTTAAAAACTTGAAGCAATTGGTACACATTATTTTTAGACCTGAGAATCTAATCGTTGGTGTTACCTGTGAAAAAGAAGCTCTGAATGTACTGGATCATGAAATGAATATATTTGTTGAATCTCTTGATCATAATATTTTAAGCCTAGATGATATTTCTTTTGAATTAGAACAAAGAAATGAAGGCTTTATGACTTCAGGCAAAGTTCAATATGTTGCAAAAGCTGGTAATTTCTTACTTGAAGGACATAAATATTCTGGCTATTTGAGGGTGTTACAAACGATATTGAGTTTAGATTATTTATGGCATAATGTTAGGGTAAAGGGTGGAGCATATGGTTGTATGGCGAGCTTCAAACGTAGCGGTAGTATGTATTTTGTTTCTTATAGGGATCCTAATTTAAAGGAAACACTTGAGGTTTATGATAATATGTTCAGCTATATTTCAACCTTTAGTGGTGATGAAAGAGAAATGAGAAAATACATTATTGGTACAATAAGTAAACTAGATCAACCGCTAACGCCTTCTATGAAAAATGATAAAATGATTTCACTTTATTTTGGAAATATTTCTGGAGAGCATTTGCAAAAAGAAAGAGATGAAGTGTTAACAACAACACCAGAGCAAATAAGAGAGCTTGCATTTTTAATTAAAGATACGTTGAAGCAAGATAATGTTTGTGTATTAGGAAATGAAAAAAAGGTTGAAGAATTAAAAGTATTATTTGGAGAAACAAAACATTTATTTAATTAA
- a CDS encoding ABC transporter — MIEIRDLTKSYKDLLVFDDFNLTIPESEISCILGPSGCGKSTLLNVIAGLIPYEKGVILGVDNKNISYIFQDTRLLPWGTAYQNILFALISLYSKEKAMEVADYYLDLVGLGEFKDYYPDQLSGGMKQRVSIARAFAYPSEILLMDEPFKGLDFELKNNLMDAFLKIWNENKKTVIFVTHDLEDAKRIGHTVIRLKED, encoded by the coding sequence ATGATTGAAATTAGGGATTTAACAAAAAGCTATAAAGATTTATTGGTTTTTGATGATTTTAATTTGACAATTCCTGAGTCGGAAATTTCTTGTATCCTTGGACCCTCAGGATGTGGAAAGTCTACACTTCTAAATGTAATTGCCGGCTTAATACCTTATGAAAAGGGTGTTATCCTAGGAGTAGATAATAAAAACATTTCATATATATTTCAAGACACAAGATTGTTGCCTTGGGGTACAGCATATCAGAATATACTTTTTGCCCTAATCAGTTTGTATAGTAAAGAGAAGGCTATGGAAGTTGCAGATTATTATTTAGACTTAGTAGGACTTGGAGAATTTAAAGATTATTATCCTGATCAGCTAAGTGGTGGCATGAAACAAAGGGTGTCTATTGCAAGAGCTTTTGCATATCCATCGGAGATACTTCTTATGGATGAACCTTTTAAAGGTCTTGACTTTGAACTAAAGAATAATTTAATGGATGCCTTTTTGAAAATATGGAATGAAAACAAAAAAACAGTTATATTCGTTACTCATGACCTTGAAGATGCAAAAAGAATTGGTCATACGGTTATTAGATTAAAGGAAGATTAG
- a CDS encoding ABC transporter permease, with protein sequence MMSFIIKNKTKLYAILFWVFVWYVVAIIVNRELLLPTPLATFKALSELVLGKDFWIIIGMSIYRVLVGFIISIIVGGITGIASGLNKTIYNLFQPIIVVIKSTPVLSFIIIALLWFGSSDVPIFICFLMCYPIVWTSVVQGIKQVDTDLLQMAKIYKVKTKYIIKNIYIPTIIPFIISGILSGLGLGWKVTVAAEVLSHPQYSIGANLHDAKIYLESEQLFAWTIVVIVLSMLFEYIFNMSIKLLGSRGVKRMTKMGEVK encoded by the coding sequence ATGATGAGTTTTATTATCAAAAATAAGACGAAACTATATGCTATTCTATTTTGGGTTTTTGTATGGTATGTAGTCGCTATCATCGTGAATCGGGAACTGCTTTTACCCACGCCTCTAGCTACTTTTAAAGCCCTAAGTGAACTTGTGCTTGGAAAGGACTTTTGGATAATCATTGGTATGAGTATATATAGAGTATTGGTAGGATTCATTATTTCCATCATAGTAGGAGGCATTACAGGAATTGCTTCAGGATTGAATAAGACAATATATAACTTGTTTCAGCCTATCATAGTTGTTATTAAATCCACACCTGTGCTATCTTTTATTATCATTGCTTTGTTATGGTTTGGATCTAGTGATGTACCGATTTTTATTTGTTTTTTAATGTGCTATCCAATTGTTTGGACCTCTGTAGTACAAGGTATAAAGCAAGTAGATACAGACTTATTACAAATGGCTAAAATATACAAGGTAAAAACCAAGTATATCATTAAAAATATTTATATTCCAACCATTATTCCTTTTATCATTTCTGGAATACTTAGTGGGTTAGGATTGGGTTGGAAGGTTACAGTTGCGGCTGAAGTGTTAAGTCATCCCCAATATTCAATCGGTGCTAATCTTCATGATGCAAAAATATATTTAGAATCAGAACAGCTATTTGCATGGACGATTGTTGTAATTGTATTGAGTATGCTTTTTGAATATATCTTTAATATGTCTATTAAGCTTCTGGGGAGTAGAGGGGTAAAAAGAATGACGAAGATGGGTGAAGTCAAATGA
- a CDS encoding LemA family protein, producing MKTSTKVLIGIGVVAVLFIFSIIGGYNNLVSLGEEVEASFSQIDNQLQRRNDLIPNLVDTVKKYASHEEEIFLGVAEARAKLAGATTVAEQAEGDAALNSALGRLLAIAEAYPDLKSNQNFIQLQDELAGTENRIATARMDYNNVALTFNKKIKRFPTLIYAGMLGFDKAEYFEASEDARTNVDVGGEFDKD from the coding sequence ATGAAAACATCTACGAAGGTATTAATTGGGATAGGCGTTGTAGCCGTTCTGTTTATATTTAGCATTATTGGTGGTTATAATAATTTAGTATCATTGGGCGAAGAGGTTGAAGCTTCTTTTAGTCAAATTGACAATCAATTACAAAGAAGAAATGATTTGATTCCTAACCTAGTTGATACAGTGAAAAAGTACGCATCTCATGAAGAAGAGATATTTTTAGGTGTAGCAGAGGCAAGAGCTAAGTTAGCTGGAGCAACTACTGTAGCTGAGCAAGCAGAAGGGGATGCAGCTCTTAACTCAGCACTTGGAAGATTACTAGCTATTGCTGAAGCGTATCCTGATTTGAAGTCAAATCAAAACTTTATTCAGCTTCAAGATGAACTAGCGGGCACAGAAAATAGAATAGCTACAGCAAGAATGGATTATAACAATGTTGCATTGACTTTTAACAAAAAAATCAAACGATTTCCAACTCTTATTTATGCAGGGATGTTAGGTTTTGACAAGGCTGAGTATTTTGAAGCATCTGAAGACGCGAGAACAAACGTGGATGTAGGTGGTGAGTTTGATAAAGATTAG